ATATCCATTATTTTTATAATTTAACATTATTGTATCTTATAATATTAAGTACAAGTTAAAAAACAATAAAAAATTTTACCATCATATAAATTAGAAGAAAAAATTTATAAAACCGATAGAATCAAAGCCATAGATAAAAAAGTAATTGTTTGAATTTTTCTATTAATTTAGCTAAAAATTTAATAGGTTAGGATATTAATTTTCCTGTAAATATAAACATTTTTTATTTAGCATTTAGTTTTTATTTATAACTTTTTAGGGTATAATTTAATTAGATTGTGGAAAAAAGGGGGTTTAGTATAATGGCAGTACCATGGACTCCAAACCCATCAGTGAAGGTTCGAATCCTTTAACCCCCGCCAAAAAATTATTTTTAAAATACGAAAGGTGACAAGATGCAAACAAAATTCAAGAACAAAGCATATAATTTAGTTTCATCGTTAATACAACCAGGAGAAAAACTAGAATTTACCGTTAGTGATATAAATTTTGATGTTGTTGACTTTAAAAATTTTGGAAAAACAACGCTAATCTCAATTTTTCCGTCAATTAACACCAAAATTTGTGATGAACAAACAACATCCATCCGTGATTTATCAAGGAAATATTCACAATTTAGATTTATTTCAGTTTCACTAGATCTTCCTTCTGCGATTGCTCAGTGAAAAAATGCAAATTTATCCGAAAATATGGAGATATATTCTGACTATCGTTTGCGTAGTTTTGGATTAGCTACTGGATTTTTAATTGATGATGTATTTTTATTAAATCGTGGTTATATTATTGTTGACTCTGAAGGAAAAGTTTTAGTTGTTGAACCTAATTCTGATGTTCACGATCAAATTAATTTTGAACAATTAGAAAAACATCTTCAAAGCCTTTCATAATTTTCTTAAAAACTTAAAAATTAATTTTTATTTACATATCCAAGAAATGCACATTTATTTGTGTATTTTTTATTTATTTTTTAAAAATAAAAAAAGTGGTATAATTTATAAGACAAAATAAAATAGGAATAACAATGAATAACCTTACAAAAATTCCCGCTGACCTAATAAATGAACGCCCTTTTAAAGAAGGTGAGGCTTTTTGGTTAATTCAGGATTGAATTCCAATTTATGCCCTCACAGTCGTTCTGGGTATGGTTGCGTCAATTATCACAATTTATTTTTTTTGAAAACGCGAAGGTTACAAATTTGATCATTTAGCCGCGCTGATTTTTATCACAATTCCTATTTCTATTGTTGGAGCACGTTTTGGATATATTCTTGAGCGTTTAGTGGTAGGTGATTTAACATCATTACAACAGTGATGAAATATTCGCCAAGGCGGACTTTCAATTCAATGAGGTGTTATTTTTCCAACTGTTGCAAATTTAATTTATGCTTATCGAAAACGGGCTAGTTTTGATTGACGAAAAGGCTTTTCCTTTATCTTGCCGGCGGTTTTAATTGGCCAATTTTTAGGAAGATGAGGAAATTTTACAAATCACGAAGTCTATGGATTTCTTGATCCTGAAGGTAAAACCGTAAATTGATTAGGTGATTTTATTCGAAAAAACATGTTTATTGCCGATAAACATGCGCCAAATGGTCAACTCCGTGTTCCATTATTTTTCTATGAATCACTAACTTCGCTATTTGGTTACTTGGTAATTGTATGAGTATTAAATCTTTTTTCATGACTCAAACCAGGTTCAACAGGGGCGCTATACATTTTATATTACGGAATTGTTCGGGCTTCTATGGAATTTTTACGGCAAGAATCATATGTTTATTATTTTGTAATTGCAATTTTAATGATAATTCTGGGAATTTTGTTGTTCATCCGCTTTCAATTTTTCACAAATTACTATGTAAAAATTGAAAACAAAAAGTTAAAATTAGCATTTTCTGAAAGATACACAAAAGAAAACAGACGCTATATTGGTTTGCCTTGAATTAGATGAAATCGCAACCTTTCTGAGCCAACAAAATCAGAACCAAAAATCTTAGAGGCTTAGGCAAAATTGAAATTTTACAACGAAAAACATTAGTTTTTAATGTTTTTTATAATT
The DNA window shown above is from Mesomycoplasma ovipneumoniae and carries:
- a CDS encoding peroxiredoxin yields the protein MQTKFKNKAYNLVSSLIQPGEKLEFTVSDINFDVVDFKNFGKTTLISIFPSINTKICDEQTTSIRDLSRKYSQFRFISVSLDLPSAIAQWKNANLSENMEIYSDYRLRSFGLATGFLIDDVFLLNRGYIIVDSEGKVLVVEPNSDVHDQINFEQLEKHLQSLS
- a CDS encoding prolipoprotein diacylglyceryl transferase produces the protein MNNLTKIPADLINERPFKEGEAFWLIQDWIPIYALTVVLGMVASIITIYFFWKREGYKFDHLAALIFITIPISIVGARFGYILERLVVGDLTSLQQWWNIRQGGLSIQWGVIFPTVANLIYAYRKRASFDWRKGFSFILPAVLIGQFLGRWGNFTNHEVYGFLDPEGKTVNWLGDFIRKNMFIADKHAPNGQLRVPLFFYESLTSLFGYLVIVWVLNLFSWLKPGSTGALYILYYGIVRASMEFLRQESYVYYFVIAILMIILGILLFIRFQFFTNYYVKIENKKLKLAFSERYTKENRRYIGLPWIRWNRNLSEPTKSEPKILEA